A genome region from Pseudomonas anguilliseptica includes the following:
- a CDS encoding M23 family metallopeptidase, with protein MPLRKRWIIPALFLAWAVLPEWPQIPVQGASSRDWHPRTFWFEPWGRSGVHKGIDIFAKQGTPVLSASYGVVLFRGELAQGGKVVVALGPKWRMHYYAHLDTIDAYPGQLLLAGSQLGSVGDTGNARGKPAHLHYSIVSLLPLPWRADESTQGWKKMFYLDPNQLLQTR; from the coding sequence ATGCCGTTACGCAAACGCTGGATAATTCCGGCGCTGTTTCTTGCCTGGGCCGTGCTGCCGGAATGGCCGCAGATCCCGGTGCAGGGCGCCAGTAGCCGCGACTGGCATCCGCGCACCTTCTGGTTTGAACCCTGGGGCCGCTCCGGCGTACACAAGGGCATCGATATCTTCGCCAAACAGGGCACGCCAGTGCTTTCTGCCAGCTATGGCGTGGTGCTGTTTCGTGGTGAGCTCGCGCAGGGCGGCAAAGTGGTGGTCGCCCTCGGGCCGAAATGGCGCATGCATTACTACGCTCATCTAGACACCATCGACGCCTACCCAGGCCAGCTGTTGCTGGCGGGCAGTCAGCTGGGCTCGGTGGGCGATACGGGTAACGCCCGAGGCAAACCGGCGCATCTGCATTACTCGATTGTCAGCCTGTTACCGCTGCCTTGGCGGGCGGACGAATCGACCCAAGGCTGGAAGAAGATGTTTTATCTGGACCCCAACCAGCTCCTGCAAACGCGCTGA